The proteins below are encoded in one region of Triticum aestivum cultivar Chinese Spring chromosome 1B, IWGSC CS RefSeq v2.1, whole genome shotgun sequence:
- the LOC123129514 gene encoding glyoxysomal fatty acid beta-oxidation multifunctional protein MFP-a, which translates to MARGATTMEVRDDCVAVITISNPPVNALSFDVIASLQRNYEEALRRNDVKAIVLTGAKGRFSGGFDINGFGNKPKNEKPGSFSIDFLTGVVEDAQKPSVAAIDGVALGGGLELAMVCHARVSTPSAQLGLPELQLGIIPGMGGTQRLPRLVGLKKALEMMLMSKSIKGVEAHKFGLVDAIVSADKLISIACSCALEIHEHKRPWLKSLLRTDRLTDIVEAKKILKFARVQALKQAANLQHPLVCIDVIEEGILFGPRATLMKEVLSGKMLEQSQTSKSLRHFFFAQRATSKIPNITNLGLTPRRILKAAIVGGGLMGSGIATAFILSDIVVVLKEVNEKFLNTGINRIKANLQSSVKKGRMTQEDYEKKLSLLSGVLDYEQFRDADVVIEAVIEDLLLKQKIFSDLERSCHSNCIFATNTSTIDLRLIGQQTACQDRIVGAHFFSPAHVMPLLEIVCTQQTSSQVIVDLLDVAKKIRKTPIVVGSCTGFAVNRMFFPYGQAAGLLVDYGLDIYHIDHVIAKFGMPMGPFRLADLVGFGVAVATRKQYYKSYPERCYKSRLTEIMLEENRTGESSHRGFYLYNDKRQASPDPDIKKYVEKSRNMAGVAQDPKLMKLTDKDIVEMIFFPVVNEACRVLDEGIALKASDLDVASIMGMGFPSFRGGVMFWADSLGAEYVYRRLDAWSKDYGEFFKPCEYLAARASRGASLAATTADGTKSRL; encoded by the exons ATGGCGAGGGGTGCAACCACCATGGAGGTCCGCGACGACTGTGTAGCCGTCATCACCATCTCCAACCCGCCCGTCAACGCCCTCTCCTTTGACG TCATAGCTAGCTTGCAGAGAAACTACGAAGAAGCTCTAAGAAGGAATGATGTCAAGGCCATCGTTCTCACCG GCGCCAAAGGGAGGTTTTCAGGTGGATTTGATATAAATGGATTCGGAAATAAACCAA AAAACGAGAAGCCCGGGTCCTTTTCTATTGATTTTCTGACTGGTGTAGTGGAAG ATGCTCAGAAGCCGTCAGTGGCTGCTATAGATGGTGTTGCTCTAGGTGGTGGCTTAGAGCTTGCAATG GTTTGCCATGCTCGGGTTTCTACACCGTCAGCTCAATTAGGACTACCTGAACTTCAGCTTGGTATCATTCCTGGAATGGGAG GAACACAACGATTGCCCCGCCTTGTTGGCCTGAAAAAAGCTCTTGAGATGATGTTG ATGTCAAAGTCTATAAAAGGGGTAGAGGCTCACAAATTCGGTTTGGTTGATGCCATAGTTTCAGCTGATAAGCTGATCAGCATTGCCTGTTCTTGTGCTCTGGAAATCCACGAACACAAAAGGCCATGGTTAAAGAGTCTCCTGAGAACGGATAGACTTACAGATATTGTGGAAGCAAAGAAAATTCTCAAATTTGCGAGAGTTCAAGCCCTAAAACAGGCTGCTAATCTTCAACATCCATTAGTTTGCATTGATGTTATTGAAGAAGGAATTCTTTTTGGCCCTCGTGCCACCCTCATGAAG GAAGTGCTTTCTGGAAAAATGCTTGAGCAGTCTCAAACAAGCAAAAGCTTAAGGCATTTTTTTTTCGCCCAACGTGCGACTTCAAAG ATACCAAATATTACCAACTTGGGTTTGACACCACGGAGAATACTAAAGGCAGCTATTGTTGGTGGAGGTCTAATGGGATCCGGAATTGCAACTGCGTTCATACTGAGTGACATTGTGGTAGTCTTGAAAGAAGTAAATGAGAAGTTCTTGAATACTGGCATTAACAGAATTAAAG CCAATTTGCAGAGTTCTGTCAAAAAGGGACGAATGACCCAAGAAGATTATGAAAAGAAACTTTCTCTGCTGTCCGGTGTTCTTGACTACGAGCAATTTAGAGATGCAGATGTGGTCATTGAG GCCGTTATTGAGGATCTATTGCTGAAGCAGAAAATATTCTCTGATCTTGAAAGGAGCTGTCACTCTAATTGTATATTTGCCACAAATACTTCAACCATAGACTTGCGGTTAATTGGCCAACAAACAGCTTGTCAAGATCGAATTGTTGGTGCCCACTTCTTCAG TCCAGCTCATGTCATGCCACTGTTGGAAATAGTTTGTACTCAGCAGACTTCCTCACAAGTTATTGTGGACTTGCTAGATGTGGCAAAGAAGATACGGAAAACACCAATTGTTGTTGGGAGCTGCACTGGGTTTGCTGTCAATAGGATGTTTTTTCCTTACGGCCAGGCAGCTGGTTTGCTCGTTGATTATGGTTTGGATATATATCACATAGATCATGTGATAGCAAAATTTGGAATGCCGATGGGACCTTTTCG ATTAGCTGATCTTGTAGGTTTTGGCGTTGCCGTTGCCACTAGAAAGCAATATTATAAGAGTTATCCAGAGCGATGTTATAAATCACGTCTTACTGAAATTATGCTCGAGGAGAACAGGACAG GTGAATCTTCTCATAGGGGATTTTATCTTTATAATGATAAGCGACAAGCTTCTCCAGATCCTGATATCAAAAAGTATGTTGAGAAATCAAGAAACATGGCAGGTGTTGCACAAGATCCTAAG CTAATGAAATTAACAGACAAGGACATCGTAGAGATGATCTTCTTTCCCGTGGTGAATGAGGCCTGCCGAGTCCTTGATGAGGGAATTGCACTGAAAGCATCTGATCTTGATGTAGCATCCATTATGGGAATGGGCTTCCCTTCTTTTAG GGGTGGGGTGATGTTTTGGGCCGACTCTCTCGGCGCGGAATACGTGTACCGCAGACTGGATGCGTGGTCCAAGGACTACGGGGAGTTCTTCAAACCCTGTGAATATCTAGCTGCCAGAGCTAGTCGCGGCGCATCCTTG GCTGCCACCACAGCTGATGGGACCAAATCGCGACTCTAG